In the genome of Fusarium poae strain DAOMC 252244 chromosome 1, whole genome shotgun sequence, the window ACCTTGTCCTTGGGAGCTTCGGACTTCTTGCGTCGGTCCTTTCGAGCCTTTGAGGCGCGGGCCGCAAGACGGTTCTTGGAGGGGCCGTTGGGGTTTCCGACTGAAGGCATTGTGATGGAATGTGGTTTTTGGTTGTTGTGTTGGAGATTTTGCGATCACAGCTCGGCCTGGCTCtaaacttttttttactctgGGGTCTAAAATCTCGGTGAACTCTCGGTGAGGAACTGCGCTAAGTTGTGCCCCGCTGTGGGGAGCGGCTGTCTTGCATGTTCCAGAACGCTTAGGgaaagataagataaggaAGATACCCTGAACTGTCAATATACGAAGTAGATCTATCGGAAATACAACATCAGGTTTCTCAAGTCACTTTAAGTATGTCCTTTTTGGCTTCCAAGATTCATTTACAATATGGGAAACAAATATATCAATGTTTTATACGTATTACAAGTTGATGTGTTTAGCACTACACCCTCGTCCAATTCTCGGCGGACACAACGAAACTTAATACGAATCCTTTCTGTCGTGTACGCAGCTGCGTCTACAGAAACAACGACATTGGTGAACATCAAGATTGACAAGACGTTCACTGACTTAACGTATCGACTTTATGTATCAAATTCTTCAGTTGATTAGAATACCCACTCGCTGTATATCATGTACCTGTATCAATCGCGCCTAAAATATGTGTAATATATGTCTCTAGAAAATACCAACTTCCCATCTCAAAGACAAGCCTGACCATGAATCGTCGCCTCTTGTAAACACCGTGAATGACGCCACCCTGATTGCATACATTCTTTATGATAAGTACAATTGTCGTCTTCGAATAACACACTTTCAATCGTTATGTGTCTTGGTGCTAAAAACCCATCAATTCCTTGCCGCCGTTCTCGTATTGCTGGAGTCGAGCATTTGTCGACTgggatcatcatcgtcgtcgctcATTAATCCATCCAATTCAAACTCCTGGGCATCTCGCAATTGGCCGTTCTCAACTGCCAAACCATTGGCGTAGTGGTTGGCACCGAGTTCCTTAGTGTCTAAGACTGGATGTTCCAGGCGATCCCAGAGGCCGATAAGAATGTTGACAAACAAAAACATCAGAGATGCAAGCGAGTAAGTGATGAGGATGTACGAAATGTGATCCAtagaagaactggcaacgAGCATCATCTGCTCTTCTGTAGCACCCATGAAAAGGAAGCCGGCGGCATACATGAGCTACCAACGTTAGTGTCAAGTCATCGGAATACAATGTGGAACTTACAAAACATGGAATAAACTGGAAACTGTTAGCTGATCGGCCGTCTTCTGAGATGGAGTGCGCATCTCGCAGAACAAAGGCAATTTCGATAACTCGAGTAATACCGACTCCCATGAGGGTGTATCCGAACATGGTGTGCGTAGCAGCACTAACCATGAGCTCCTGAGGATGAGCAGACATGCCCCAGCCAGTGATAAAGATGACAAAAGCGGGAATAAAGTTGCGCTTTGGATTTCCATCGCGGTCCTTGCTGAGCCAGATACCTACCAGGCCAGCCGACCACCATATAACGCCCATTGTGGTATGCTGCCAGTCATTCTTGACCCAGTCGGTGCCCCAGCGATGCTCGGTAAAGGTGTTGATACAGCCCCATGCGGCAATTGTTGCGCTGTCGTAAAACTCTTGAGACCGACCGTTTCGGCGAATCCAAAGCTGACCAACGACCAGGAGAATTGTGAGAAGAATACCGTAAGCGATGAATGCGCCTCCCATGATGAAATGAGCGGCGCATTGGCCGGTGTGATCTCCTTGACAAAAGCCCAGGGCAGTAATACCGCCAAAGATCATTTGTGTCCAGGCCATTATTGGCATCAGCTTTCCAATGATGGAATGGCATGGACGAATTAATTTTCTGATTTTGCCATTGATACCCTTCTCCCAATGACCTTTGAGGTACAAACCAAGAATGACCTGCGCAGCAAGGG includes:
- a CDS encoding hypothetical protein (SECRETED:SignalP(1-30)~TransMembrane:9 (n10-25c30/31o54-74i81-99o119-136i157-180o192-217i286-303o315-335i347-367o387-409i)~BUSCO:26448at5125): MIGTYRTKALAAPSLSSIAIVALLAPVTQAHEHDTSQIPEGETISLEPLDTILWIHILIQMLAYGVIFPVGMVLGMTKNRWHVPTQVVGTILAILGFFLGHAHKGRQFIPNHVHGKFAHILQLTLAAQVILGLYLKGHWEKGINGKIRKLIRPCHSIIGKLMPIMAWTQMIFGGITALGFCQGDHTGQCAAHFIMGGAFIAYGILLTILLVVGQLWIRRNGRSQEFYDSATIAAWGCINTFTEHRWGTDWVKNDWQHTTMGVIWWSAGLVGIWLSKDRDGNPKRNFIPAFVIFITGWGMSAHPQELMVSAATHTMFGYTLMGVGITRVIEIAFVLRDAHSISEDGRSANSFQFIPCFLMYAAGFLFMGATEEQMMLVASSSMDHISYILITYSLASLMFLFVNILIGLWDRLEHPVLDTKELGANHYANGLAVENGQLRDAQEFELDGLMSDDDDDPSRQMLDSSNTRTAARN